In Luteimonas viscosa, the genomic window GCCAGCGCGCGCCGTGCTGGTGGTCGCCGCGCATCTCGTGGACGTGGGCGGCGGCGTGGATCGCCCAGGGTTCGCGCGGCTGCAGGGCCAGCGCGGCCTGCGCGGATTCGAGCGCGCTGTCGTAGTGGTTGCTTTCCTCCAGGCCGAACGCCTCCAGCGCGCGCACGTGCGCGTACATCGGCGTGTCCGCCGACCAGGCCGGCAGCACCCGCGCCACCCGGCGGTGCAGGTTGCCCGCGTCGCCACGGAAGAAGTCGAACAGGTGCGCCGACCACAGCGCGAGGAAGTCGCGCGGATGCTCGACCAGGATGCGTTCCCACTGGTCGCAGGCCTCGCGCCAGTGGCCGAGCGCGCAGGTGCGGCTGGCGGCGACATGGGCGCGCTCGCGGGCGTTGGCGCCGGTCGCGGCGCCGGCCAGGTCGAGCAGCGCGTGCGCCTGTTCGAGCATGGGCTGTTCGGTGGCCGACAGCAGGCAGTTGGCCTTCATCACCAGCGGCAGGACCCAGCCCGGGTCCTCCTGGATCGCGGCGTCGAGGTCGGCGAAGGGGTCGCCGAAGTAGGTCGCCATCCGCCACAGCGCCTGCTCGGCATGGGCGATGGCCGCGGCGGAACGGGTGGAGACGGGGCAGTCGCGGGGATCGTGGTGCATGGGGTTCCGTGGTACGTGGTCAGGGCGGCGTGGAGCGTTGCGCGCGGCAAGGGGGCGGAGTCAAATGGGGAGCTGGCGGGGGGAGCCGGTCCCGGAACCGAGGAAGTGTGCGCATGAGCCGTCCTTTCCGCGTCCCTCCGACGCTGTCGGTGTCGATGCACGGCTGGCCGCGGCTGGCGCTCGCCGGCGCTTCGCGGCCACTCGGCCTCAGGCATGGATGGGCGCTGCTGGCCTACCTGCTGTGCAGCGGCCGGCGCGCCGCGCGCGAGCGCGTGGCCACCCTGCTGTGGCCCGGGGCGGACGCGGCGAAGGCGCGCACCCGTCTGCGGCGTCTGGTCTACGCCCTCAACGCGGGCTGCGGCGTGGACCTCGTCGCCGGGGATGGCGAGTCGCTGTGGATCGATGTCGATGCCGCCCGCATCGAATGCGACGTGCTGCGCGCCCAGGCGCAGGCGCGCGCACAGATCGCACCGTCGGCCGACGACGAGGCGACCGATGCACTGCTTGCCCCGGGCGCGGAAGGCCTGCTCGAAGGTTTCGACGTCGCTTCCGACGCGTTCGACGAATGGCTCGCGCAGCAGCGCCAGGCGCACCAGCGCCTGGTCACGCACGGGCTGCAGCGGCTGGCCCAGCGCAGCGTCGCCCTGGGCCGGCTCGAGCTGGCAATCGACGCCGCGGAACGGGCGATCGCGCTCGAGCCGCACGCCGAACGCGGCTATGCCGAGCTGATGATCGCGCTCGGCCACCGCGGCGACGCCGGTGCGGTGGAAGCGGCCTATTTCCGCTGCGCGGGCGTGCTGCGCGAGGAGTATGGCGTGGCGCCGTCGGAGATCGTCGAGACCGCCTACGCCTCGGCGATGGCGATGGCGCGCGGGTCCGCACCGGGGCCGCGTTCATGCGGCGGGCGGGACCCGACCCCGGTCCGCCACGCCCGCGGTCGCGACGGCGTGCGCCTGGCCTACACCGTCTCCGGCGACGGCCCGTGCCTGATCAAGGCGGCGAACTGGCTCTCGCACCTGGGCTACGACGACGACAGCCCGGTCTGGGGCCACATGGTGCGGGCGCTGACCCGTGGCCACACTTTCGTGCGCTACGACGAACGCGGCTGCGGCCTTTCGGAGTGGGAGGTCGAAGATCTCTCGTTCGCGCGCTGGGTCGACGACCTGGAGGCGATCGTCGACGCGCTCGACGCGCCGCGCTTCGCCCTGCTGGGGATCTCCCAGGGCGCCTCGATCGCGATCGCGTACGCGGTCCGGCATCCGGGGCGCGTGAGCCACCTGGTGCTGCACGGCGGCTATGCGCGCGGCCGCCTGGTGCGCAGCGACACGCCGCAGGAACGCGAGGAGGCCGAGACCATGGCCAAGCTGGCCGAACTCGGCTGGGGCAAGGCGGAGCCCTCGTTCCGCCAGTTCTTCACCAGCCAGTTCATTCCCGACGGCAGCGCCCAGCAGCACGAGTGGTTCAACGAACTCGAGCGGGTCTCGACCTCGCCGGCCAACGCCGCCCGGTTCATGCGCGAGTTCGCGCTCATCGACGTGGTCGACCTGCTGCCGCGGGTGCGTTGCCCGACGCTGGTGCTGCACAGCCGCGACGACGTGCGCGTACCGGTGGCCGAAGGACGCCTGATCGCCGAACGTATCCCGGGCGCGCGCTTCGTGAACCTGCACAGCCGCAACCACCTGCTGCTCGAACACGAGGCGGCATGGCCGCACTGGCTGGAGGAGGTCAGCGCGTTCCTGGCCCGCTGAGCGCGCGGCCGCAACACGTCGCGAAGAACGCGCAGCCCGGTCCTACAGCAGCGGATCGGCGAGCCGGGCGACGCCCTCCAGGCTGCGGCGCCATGCCGGGCGCCGCGACCAGTCCTGCGCCGAGAGGTGTTCGCAGTCGGCGAGGTAGCCTGCTTCGATCTGCCGCAGCCGCGAGACCACGTCCGCGCTGTAGCAGAGCATGCCGATCTCGGCGTTGAGCGCGAACGAGCGGATGTCGAGGTTGATCGAGCCGACCAGGGCGATGTGGTCGTCCACGCTCAGGTGCTTGGCGTGCAGGAAATGCGGACGGTACAGCGCGATGCGGACGCCGGCGGCGAGCAGTTCGGCGTAGTACGACGCCTGCGCCCACGCGCTCAGGCGCTGGTTGCTGCTCATCGACAGGATCAGCTGGGTGTCCACGCCCGACAGCGCGGCGATCCGCAGCGCGCTCAGGGTGGCGTCGTCGGGCACGAAATAGGGCGTGACCAGCACCAGCCGCCGGCGCGCGAGATGGATCAGCGCATTGACCGCGTCGCGCGCGTTGGCGAACGGATACGCCGGGCCGCTGGGAAGCATCTGGGTGGCGATGTCGGCATCGTGCAGCGGCAGGGTCGGCGTGACCGCGAGCCGCTCGCCGGTCTCGATGAACCAGTCGCTGGCGAACACCGCTTCCAGGTGGGCGACCGCCGGGCCCTGCACCCGCGCAACCAGTTCCCGGTTCGGGAAGCCGCGGATGAACTCCGCGTCGGCCAGGTTCTGCGAACCCACCCAGGCGGCGCGGTTGTCGATCACCGCGACCTTGCGATGGTTGCGCAGGTCCATGCGTCCGCTGCGGCGCCAGCGCAGGCCACCCGGCAGCATGTCCTGCACCTGCACGCCGGCCGCCTGCAGCGGCGCGCGGTAGCGGCGCAGGCCGCGCCTGGCGCCGACCGCATCGAGCAGCAGGCGGCACTCGACGCCGCGCGCCGCCGCGCGCTGCAACGCGCCCGCGACCGCGTCCCCCACCGCGTCGTCGAACATCAGGTAATACAGCAGGTGCACGCGCTGGGTGGCGCCGTCGATGTCGGCGACCAGGCGGCGCAGCGAGTCGCCGTAGTCCCCGAGCAGTTCGACCTGGTTGCCATGGGTGGCCATGAAATCGCCCAGGCGCTCGACCAGCGGCACCAGTTCGGCATCGGCGCCGCCGGGCGCGGGCGTCCAGCGCTGGTCGGCGAGCGGTGCCTGTTCCTCGCGGATCACCTGCGAGGCCAGCCGCTGGCGCGCCACGCGCTCGCGCGACAGCCACGGGTGGCCCAGCAGCAGGTACAGCGGCAAGCCGAGCAGCGGCACGAAGAACACCAGCAGCATCCAGCTGCGCGCCGCGCCGGGCGTGGTCCGCGACGGGATCCACGCCAGCGCCACGAGCCGCACCAGCCAGTCCGCGATCAGCAGCCACAGGCCGGTATTGAGGTCGGGCAGGGACATCGGGGGATTGTGCCGGGTCGTCTGCCCGGCTGTCAGGCGCTCTCTCCGCCGCGCCGCAATGGTGGCGGATGGTGTGTGCTGGATGTGGCGCGGTGCATGGCAAGCGCGGCTTTCCAAGGGCAATCGCACGCATTCCGCGAGCGCACGCCATCGTGGCGGCTCGCCGCGCGACCTCGTCCTTACGCAATTGGAGCGCAGCTCCGGTGGGGCCGCAGCACCCCGGGCAGGGGACGCGCACCGCTCGGGCAGACATCCATGTCCGCACTCGCGGCCGCGGCACATCCCTGTGCCGCTTGCGCGTCCCCTGCCCGAGTCGCTGCGGCATCGGGTCGTTGGGCCTCGTGCCTTCGGCATGCATTGAACGTCTCTCGTCGAAGCACCCGTTGTTCTTGGCTCGACCAACGGGTGCTACCCCGAACTGCGGAAGTGCAGTCCCTCAAGCAAAGGCGAATCCGCTGCTGACGAAGCCCTCGCAAGAACGGGTCGATGAGCCGTGGCCTGGCGGCCGGGGTCGCATCGAGCGCGCCATGGATGGCGCGTGCCCGAGTCAGGGCAGGGTGAGCGCGGATGGCTTGCGCGGCATGCCGCGCATCAGCGCGAACGCCCGGCGCGCTGCGTCGGGCCGGAACGACCTGACCGAGGGAAGAGCGGCCCCCGGCCGGCAGGACACGGCGTCAGCAAGAAGGTGCGCGGCCTGGCACACGCGAATGCCCCGGGCTACGCGGCGGTAGATGAAAGCTGCGGGGCATACGCCTTCGCAGCGTTGCCATCGGTGGCGACGGGCGTTTGAGCACCGACAGGGTGAGGTGCAGCCTCACCCCACGCCCGTTGGCCGGCCAAGTTGGCGGTCCTGCTTGCGGCAGGCGTCGACGGGGACATGCATCCTGCGAAACGCCGCGCTCCGCACGGGAGCCTGACGCGGGCGTGTGGTCGCAGGCGAAGCGCTGGCCAACGAAAAAGCCCGCCTTGCGGCGGGCTTCCGGGTGACCTTCCGGCAGCCATGCGCTGCGCGCATCGGCCGTCAGGTCACTTGATCTTGCCTTCCTTGTAGATCACGTGCTTGCGGACGACGGGATCGTACTTCTTGATCTCCATCTTGCCGGGGGTGTTCTTCTTGTTCTTGTCCGTGGTGTAGAAGTGGCCGGTGTTGGCCGACGAAATCAGACGGATCTTGTCGCGCTTGGTTGCCATGACGTACTACTCCTCAGACCTTCTCGCCACGCTTGCGCAGGTCGGCGAGCACGGCGTCGATACCGTTCTTGTCGATGGTGCGCAGGGCGGCGGCGGAAACACGCAGCTTGACCCAGCGGTTCTCGCTGGCGACCCAGAAGCGGCGTTCATGCAGGTTGGGCATGAAGCGGCGGCGGGTCTTGTTCATGGCATGCGAGACGTTGTTGCCGGTCGTCGTTCGCTTGCCGGTGACTTGGCATACTCGGGACATTACGCACCTCGATAACGGTTGGTGCCTCCCTTGGCCAGGGAGACGTCGGCCCCGGCGGGCGGGCCCTGGAGGCGCGCCCGCCACGCAATGCGGGCGGTGGTCGCTGCACGGTTGGGGGGCGGAATGGCGTTTCCGGTCCCCGCGCCGGACCCGGTGTACGGGTGGGTCGGACGCAGCGAGCCGCGCATTATGCCCGCCCCGGCGCCTGTGGACAAGTCGGCGCCAGGCTCAGGAGGCCGTCTCGTCGTCCTGCGAGACCGGGAGCCTGACCAGCATCAGCCCGGGCTCGTCCGGGTCGGGCGTGATGCGGAAGCCGAGCTGCGCGCACATCGCCAGCATGCCGCGGTTCTGGCGCAGCACCTGGCCCTCGACCTCGTGCAGGCCGAGCCAGCCGGCGACCTCGATCATGATCTTCATCAGCTGCCAGCCCAGGCCCTGGCCCTTGAGGTCGGAGCGCACCAGGATCCCGTACTCGCCGGACTCGTAGTTGGCGTCGGCGTGCAGGCGGACCGCGCCGAGCATCGCGCCGGACCCGTCCAGCGCCAGCAGCGCGATCGAGCGCGCGTAGTCCATCTGCGTCAGCCGGGCGATGAACTCGTGGCTGAAGTGCTTGACCGACTGGAAGAAGCGCAGGCGCAGGTCCTCGTCGGTGACGTGGGTGAAGAACTCGCGGAACAGATCCTCGTCTTCCGGGCGCACCGGGCGCACCGACACCGGCGTGCCGTCGGCCAGGGCGATGCTGCGTTCCAGCTCGCTGGGATAGGGGAAGATCGCGAAGCGCGGATGACCGCGGCCCTTGTGCAGCGGCTCGACCGGGCCGACCAGGATGCGCGCGTCGACCGCGATCACGCCGTCGGCGTCGGCCAGCAGCGGGTTCAGGCTCATCTGCCGGATCTCCGGCACGTCGGCCGCCAGCTGCGCCAGCTTCACCAGGGCCAGCGCGATCTCGCGTTCGTTGGCGGCGGGCTGGTTGCGGTGGGCCTTGAGCCGGCGGGCCACCCGCGTGCGTCCGATCAGCTCGTGCGCCAGGCGCAGGTCGAGCGGCGGCAGGCCCAGCGCGAGGTCGTCGACCACGCG contains:
- a CDS encoding alpha/beta fold hydrolase encodes the protein MSRPFRVPPTLSVSMHGWPRLALAGASRPLGLRHGWALLAYLLCSGRRAARERVATLLWPGADAAKARTRLRRLVYALNAGCGVDLVAGDGESLWIDVDAARIECDVLRAQAQARAQIAPSADDEATDALLAPGAEGLLEGFDVASDAFDEWLAQQRQAHQRLVTHGLQRLAQRSVALGRLELAIDAAERAIALEPHAERGYAELMIALGHRGDAGAVEAAYFRCAGVLREEYGVAPSEIVETAYASAMAMARGSAPGPRSCGGRDPTPVRHARGRDGVRLAYTVSGDGPCLIKAANWLSHLGYDDDSPVWGHMVRALTRGHTFVRYDERGCGLSEWEVEDLSFARWVDDLEAIVDALDAPRFALLGISQGASIAIAYAVRHPGRVSHLVLHGGYARGRLVRSDTPQEREEAETMAKLAELGWGKAEPSFRQFFTSQFIPDGSAQQHEWFNELERVSTSPANAARFMREFALIDVVDLLPRVRCPTLVLHSRDDVRVPVAEGRLIAERIPGARFVNLHSRNHLLLEHEAAWPHWLEEVSAFLAR
- the cls gene encoding cardiolipin synthase; its protein translation is MSLPDLNTGLWLLIADWLVRLVALAWIPSRTTPGAARSWMLLVFFVPLLGLPLYLLLGHPWLSRERVARQRLASQVIREEQAPLADQRWTPAPGGADAELVPLVERLGDFMATHGNQVELLGDYGDSLRRLVADIDGATQRVHLLYYLMFDDAVGDAVAGALQRAAARGVECRLLLDAVGARRGLRRYRAPLQAAGVQVQDMLPGGLRWRRSGRMDLRNHRKVAVIDNRAAWVGSQNLADAEFIRGFPNRELVARVQGPAVAHLEAVFASDWFIETGERLAVTPTLPLHDADIATQMLPSGPAYPFANARDAVNALIHLARRRLVLVTPYFVPDDATLSALRIAALSGVDTQLILSMSSNQRLSAWAQASYYAELLAAGVRIALYRPHFLHAKHLSVDDHIALVGSINLDIRSFALNAEIGMLCYSADVVSRLRQIEAGYLADCEHLSAQDWSRRPAWRRSLEGVARLADPLL
- the rpmG gene encoding 50S ribosomal protein L33; protein product: MATKRDKIRLISSANTGHFYTTDKNKKNTPGKMEIKKYDPVVRKHVIYKEGKIK
- the rpmB gene encoding 50S ribosomal protein L28 is translated as MSRVCQVTGKRTTTGNNVSHAMNKTRRRFMPNLHERRFWVASENRWVKLRVSAAALRTIDKNGIDAVLADLRKRGEKV